ATGCGGTTAAGATTGTCTGAATGAGTCGAGAGGTTATAAAGAGCCAACACGGCATCAAATTTAGCTTGTGAGGTGCCATTTCTCAAAATTTCTACAAGGAGAGGGATGGCACCAGAAGCAGTAATAATTGGCTTGTTGACTGATGATGCGGAAAGAGTGATCAACGCTGCAACCGCGTGCTCTTGAAGAGTTAGATTCTCAGATTGAAGGAAACCGATAATTGGTTTTAAGGCACCAGCATCAATTATGTTTATCTTGTTTCTGTAAGAAACAAAACCGAATCAAAGTTTAAGttttatgataaaataaagCCGCAGAGGATTAAAAATGCAGtctataatacataaattacacACAAAAAGATCCAATCCTCTATGACACATTGATAACATATATTTAACCAAGACATCTATGATCACTATTATCCTTCCcagcaaaaaataataataatattacgcGTCAAAATCACAAACGCCACCTTAGTTTCAATCCACAGTAACCTCACATTAAAAATCCCAAATTGCTTAATTACAGTTTTCTTATTCGAGATTCGTGCTTCCAGAATTATTAACCACCCAAAGTGCTTGTTGTTGCTTAATATTTGAAAAAGATTGAATTCGAACcgaacttaattaattaaaaagaaaGAGCccttttgatttggtttccattcttaattaatattaaagACGCCAGAGTCAGTAAGTCAGCAAAAAAGCGGATAATTTCTtcgaagaaaagaaaaggggaATATAATCCATAGGATAGCTTAACGACCAAGATTAAAGATAAAGGTTTAAATGACATAAAATCAAAGGCTAAAGTgaaatgaaaatataaaatatgggaagaaaaagaaaaggataaCCCACCTAATTCTTCTGCAGCAACCAATAAGCTAAAAACCAGTCCAAGAATTAATTCATTAAAGATTGGACATTAATTTGATTTGAAGCCAAATTAATTTCGGTGAAGACTTTAAATACATGTTAATATTTCCATACTTTCTTGAATATAATTATTTGATGGGACCGAACCACTGATTCCAAGAAAGGTGAAAGGAAAATGAGAAAGCGAGAAATTAACaacgaaaaaaaaaatagcaataaaaatatttctgtTGAGAGGAATCAAACTTATTGGCATCAAATTAGAAGTTACTCAACAAAATTCAAAACCTTGAAATTGCTATGAATTCAAAATCGATGGCAGTAGACaaacaaaaatttcaatttGGGACTACAActgaaaaaattaaataaacaccagCCCCGAACCCCACACACACGCAGTTGTAATTGAGCTGACCTTTCGTCCTTGACGGCAAGGTTAAGGAGTGCGGCCAGCGCAGCCTCGTGGGTGTCGGCGTCTCCGCAGCAGAGCATATCCACAAGCGGCCCAACAGCGGAGGAGAAATGACGCCGATACCTCTGCGACGTCTTCGTCAGCCGCCGGATATCCTTCGCCGCCTGCAGCCTCGAATATGGGTCGTCAGATTGAAGCATAAAGAGCGTCTGATTGACAACGGATGGTGAATAAGACGGGCTGATCGAAGCGCAATTCGCAGCAGTATCAGCCTCGAAAGTCGTGGCGGCAAGGTGGCAGCTGCTGCCGCCTTCGAGGCCCATGGATtctagagagagagagagagaaataAAAAATACGAAAAACGAGTCGAAGGAGATGTGGCACCGTTGCAGCTTTTCCTGCATTGCTGATTGACTAATTATATATGTTTTGGAAGTTGGAAcggtttattaaaaattatataatttttattttaatatataaatttgttcCGACAATTTCGATTCTATTAAAAGATGGGATCAAAATGCACTGGttattataattttgttttcgATTCATAACGTTTTGGTTTTGGTTTAGTTTGGTTTGAACCGATTTCTTATTTATATAGAGATAGAACTAAACAATATAAACTCGATTCTCACTtctgattttgatttgttttgtaATTAACGGTTCAATTTTGATTCCAATTTAAGTTGTTTGATACGTATTTTTCATAtcaaccaaaaataaaataataaaggaCATATATAGAAATACC
The sequence above is a segment of the Primulina tabacum isolate GXHZ01 chromosome 6, ASM2559414v2, whole genome shotgun sequence genome. Coding sequences within it:
- the LOC142549631 gene encoding U-box domain-containing protein 9-like, translated to MQEKLQRCHISFDSFFVFFISLSLSLESMGLEGGSSCHLAATTFEADTAANCASISPSYSPSVVNQTLFMLQSDDPYSRLQAAKDIRRLTKTSQRYRRHFSSAVGPLVDMLCCGDADTHEAALAALLNLAVKDERNKINIIDAGALKPIIGFLQSENLTLQEHAVAALITLSASSVNKPIITASGAIPLLVEILRNGTSQAKFDAVLALYNLSTHSDNLNRILQTKPIPPLVNLLKSCPKSSKAAEKCTALIESLVGFEEGRTVLTSEEGGILAVIEILESGSLQSREHAVGSLLTMCQSDRSKYREPILKEGVIPGLLELTVHGTPNSQLKAQMLLRLLRDTTYARSELEPDTLENIVSNIISQMDGEEQTEKAKQMLAEMVQVSMQQSLRHLQQRALVCTPADISVNNRASEVPSK